One genomic window of Deltaproteobacteria bacterium includes the following:
- a CDS encoding PspC domain-containing protein produces the protein MGDTMEEQNWLHQLTKSQEDKWIGGVCGGLGKVTPLPSWTWRLLFCLVSFFFGTGILIYLLLWIFVPKAKQEEQGGITP, from the coding sequence ATGGGGGATACTATGGAAGAACAGAACTGGCTCCACCAGTTGACAAAATCGCAGGAGGATAAGTGGATTGGCGGGGTCTGCGGCGGGTTGGGAAAGGTGACCCCTCTGCCGTCGTGGACCTGGAGGCTGCTCTTCTGCCTGGTTAGTTTCTTTTTCGGTACGGGAATCCTTATTTACCTCCTGCTTTGGATCTTCGTGCCAAAGGCAAAACAAGAGGAACAGGGGGGGATAACTCCTTGA
- a CDS encoding thiamine pyrophosphate-dependent dehydrogenase E1 component subunit alpha, with protein MPPDLWTLYAHMLKSRLFEEAIAKLWHDGLISGEMHLGTGEEGIIAGIVTQLREGDALSLDHRGTAALLMRGVDPVLILRELLGHPEGLCGGRGGHMHLFSKEHIAVSSGIVGAEGPTAAGFGLSAQYLHPGSIAVAFFGEGAMNQGMLMESMNLSSAWTLPVLFVCKDDGWSVTTRSEGVTGGDLNERARGFGIPAVEVDGRDVSGVWEAAQTAIERARSGLGPTFLHARCVHFEGHFLGFQMIRIVRHPLREMPGIALRLTQSFLAPGGAPLRERLAAVKTVLGSVLSTLRDPRRDSANDPVRHTNTALQSDPVRLQELENRVEKEISNVLASALAEGPI; from the coding sequence ATGCCCCCCGATTTATGGACACTATATGCACATATGCTTAAAAGTCGTTTGTTCGAAGAAGCCATTGCAAAGCTCTGGCACGACGGTTTGATCTCGGGTGAGATGCATCTTGGGACGGGTGAAGAAGGGATTATTGCAGGCATCGTTACTCAATTACGTGAAGGCGATGCCCTGTCTTTGGACCACCGCGGCACTGCGGCTTTACTCATGCGCGGCGTAGACCCTGTTCTTATTCTGCGCGAATTGCTTGGCCATCCAGAGGGCTTATGCGGCGGCAGGGGGGGGCATATGCACCTGTTCTCTAAGGAGCACATAGCCGTTTCTTCAGGGATTGTCGGTGCGGAAGGACCAACCGCAGCCGGCTTTGGATTATCGGCGCAATACCTGCACCCGGGGTCGATCGCCGTCGCGTTTTTCGGGGAAGGGGCGATGAACCAAGGCATGTTGATGGAATCGATGAATCTATCATCGGCTTGGACGCTGCCCGTGCTGTTTGTCTGCAAGGATGACGGCTGGTCCGTAACCACTCGATCTGAAGGGGTGACTGGTGGGGATTTGAACGAACGAGCCCGCGGGTTCGGGATTCCCGCTGTTGAAGTGGACGGTCGCGATGTATCCGGGGTGTGGGAGGCCGCCCAGACGGCAATTGAACGCGCCCGTTCCGGTCTGGGGCCGACCTTCCTGCATGCCCGATGCGTTCATTTTGAAGGCCACTTCCTGGGGTTTCAAATGATAAGGATCGTGCGCCATCCGCTCAGAGAAATGCCTGGAATTGCCCTTCGGCTCACACAGTCTTTCTTGGCTCCCGGCGGGGCACCTTTGCGCGAACGCCTGGCCGCGGTGAAAACAGTGCTTGGCTCGGTGCTTTCGACCTTACGCGATCCACGTCGGGATTCGGCCAATGACCCGGTCCGTCACACGAACACAGCCTTGCAGTCGGACCCGGTACGCCTGCAAGAACTGGAAAACCGGGTTGAGAAAGAGATAAGCAACGTGCTGGCATCCGCCTTAGCGGAGGGACCGATATGA
- a CDS encoding pyruvate dehydrogenase: MRTLFFTQAVDDALAQAMADDPRIILFGEDTPLLRRSLLVQFGPGRVRGTPISESAFLGAGVAAAMAGCRPVVELYMVDFLGVCMDALLNHAAKVETFSGGRWNAPVVVRAPCGGGYGDGGQHEQSLWGWLAHIPGLTVIVPSTPADAGGLMLAALRHEGPVIFLEHKLLSETWLDFLGAGGRPSVRFEVPAEGGKGAVPKKWEPLPIGKAVLRRDGGDVTIVSVGVDVHRALEAAQALESEGISAGVLDLRTVSPVDKTTLCEAVAQTGHLLVVDEDYEGFGLSGELSAVVLEAGISCKYARVCTRTTIPYARHLEDLTLPNKQRICHSVRQLMQ; the protein is encoded by the coding sequence ATGAGAACCCTGTTTTTCACCCAGGCTGTTGATGACGCGCTTGCCCAAGCCATGGCAGATGACCCGCGCATTATTCTTTTCGGGGAAGACACCCCCTTGCTGCGAAGGAGCCTGCTTGTGCAATTCGGCCCCGGACGCGTGCGAGGTACCCCCATCAGCGAAAGCGCCTTTCTGGGAGCCGGCGTAGCCGCCGCAATGGCCGGGTGTCGCCCGGTGGTCGAATTGTATATGGTGGATTTCTTAGGAGTGTGCATGGATGCCCTGCTCAACCATGCCGCCAAAGTAGAAACCTTCTCAGGCGGCCGATGGAATGCGCCCGTTGTGGTCCGCGCGCCTTGTGGCGGCGGTTACGGCGACGGCGGGCAGCACGAACAGTCTTTGTGGGGTTGGCTGGCCCACATCCCGGGACTGACCGTGATAGTTCCCTCTACACCGGCCGACGCGGGTGGCCTGATGCTGGCCGCTCTCCGGCACGAGGGGCCGGTTATCTTCCTGGAGCATAAACTTCTATCAGAAACTTGGCTGGATTTTCTTGGCGCTGGAGGGCGACCCTCGGTGCGGTTTGAGGTCCCCGCCGAGGGGGGGAAAGGCGCCGTCCCTAAAAAGTGGGAACCTCTTCCCATCGGTAAAGCTGTCCTCCGCCGGGATGGGGGTGACGTGACCATCGTCAGTGTGGGCGTGGACGTCCATCGCGCTTTAGAAGCGGCGCAAGCCCTTGAGTCGGAAGGGATTTCCGCAGGGGTGCTGGACTTGCGAACCGTCTCTCCAGTTGATAAAACGACACTCTGCGAAGCGGTCGCCCAGACCGGGCATCTACTTGTGGTTGACGAAGATTATGAGGGCTTTGGTCTTTCAGGTGAATTATCAGCGGTCGTATTGGAGGCAGGCATATCCTGCAAGTACGCCCGCGTCTGCACCCGGACGACCATCCCTTACGCCCGTCATCTTGAAGATCTGACTCTCCCCAACAAACAGCGTATCTGCCACAGCGTCAGGCAGTTGATGCAGTGA
- a CDS encoding dihydrofolate reductase family protein, whose protein sequence is MGELTITTFLTIDGVMQAPGGPDEDRSGDFPYGGWLVPHFDADMGKIMVEIFSKAGAFLLGRTTYDIFADYWPRVTDPDDVIAGKLNSLPKFVASRSQTIFNWKGASPVQDVTKEIADLKKRFSGEVQVHGSGGLAQTLIQNDLIDGYRLLIFPVILGTGKRLFGAGAVPTTLTLIKSGTTSKGVVVNVYRRGGALKTGSFGLD, encoded by the coding sequence ATGGGAGAGCTGACGATAACGACATTCCTTACCATCGATGGGGTCATGCAGGCCCCCGGCGGTCCGGACGAAGACAGGAGCGGGGATTTCCCTTACGGCGGCTGGCTCGTTCCCCATTTCGACGCAGACATGGGGAAGATCATGGTCGAGATATTCTCCAAGGCCGGGGCCTTCCTTCTCGGGCGGACGACCTATGACATCTTCGCCGACTATTGGCCGAGGGTCACGGATCCCGACGACGTAATTGCCGGCAAACTCAATTCGCTGCCAAAATTTGTAGCTTCCCGCAGTCAAACCATCTTTAACTGGAAGGGAGCTTCGCCCGTACAAGACGTGACGAAAGAAATCGCCGATCTCAAAAAGCGTTTTTCAGGCGAGGTACAGGTTCATGGGAGCGGCGGACTGGCTCAAACCCTCATCCAGAACGACCTCATTGACGGATACCGACTGTTGATCTTTCCGGTGATCCTCGGCACCGGGAAGCGGCTCTTCGGCGCCGGCGCGGTACCGACAACCCTGACACTCATTAAGTCCGGCACTACGAGCAAAGGCGTCGTGGTCAACGTCTACCGTCGCGGA